The DNA segment CGTTCTTCGAGCAAATTGTAATCGACCTGGCACGGTTCTGGGGCACACCAAAATCAAGTGCGTTAACTAGAAATGCCTCAACGTGATATCCCATTCGTTCAAAGGTGTTACGGTTTTCCTCCCATACGGCTGACTTTAGGTACGGTGCAACATTCTCAATGACGATAACCTGCGGCTGGAGCTTTTCGGCCCATATGGGAACGATACGGCTTAGTTGGTTGCGCGGATCGTCAGCCGAACGCTTGCCACTGGTCGAGAATCCCTGGCATGGGGGCCCAGCAATAAGAATGTCGCATCTGCCTTCCGGGTGAGCGGCCTTTACGTCGCCAACGACTATGTGATCTCCCAGGTTTCTTCGATAAGTGTTCGCCGCAGCTTCGTCGAGTTCGTAAGCCCGGACCAGCTGCGCCCCTGCATCCTGAAATGCGAGGCTGAACACGCCTGCCCCCGAGAACAAATCAACCACGGTAGGATTTGATAGAACGCCACTCATAAATTACTAAAATCATAATATTTTTTTGACTTTGCAAGATAAATTATGTTTTACGTAATTTAATGGCCATGAAAAGCAAAAATCGATTACGTGCGGTCAAGCTGGTCAACGCACTGATCGGTCAGGTACGAGCGTCGGAAGGTCGCAACATTACAGGCAAAGAAATCGCCGAAAGAATCGGAGTTCAGGCTGCGACAATATCCCGTTGGGTGAACGGGAAAACATCGTTAGATCAAATCGAGTATCTGCTAACACTACTCGAAAGTGTCCCTCCTGAGAGGTGGCAGAGCGAACTTAGAAGTGCGCTATCAAGCAAATCTCGTAAAAAGTAAATCGCTATTCAGAGTCATCGGCACTCTCGGCTTTGCTGTATATGTCGACGAGTTCTCGGTGCGCATTTTCTGATCGTTCCAACACGTCAAAAATATCGTAAACCACCCAGTCGGCCCCGTCCGTGCGATCTTCTTCTTCCTGTTGGAGTCGTTGTATCTTAAGTGCTTTGGACTCGGGGTTTCTGCAACCAATTAGCATGCCAGTTACGTTATAGCTACTTTCTGACTTGTGAGCTTTTAGCCAGGTTCTGCTCATTCTGATATAATCTTTAAGTTGCATCAGATGGTCGTGATTTAAGCTTACATTAGGAGCTTTTAACTCAACTATGACTATTCTTTTTAATGAGTCATTATTGAGAAGGAACACTAAATCGGGCCTCCGGTTTTCGCCGCCGTCTTTTACTTCGTCATCTGAATCCGGATCGTATCCTGCTTCAACGTAATCGCCTATTTTCAGGGACTGAGCCAACTTTTGGTTAACCAAGTCTTGACGTTGGTCGGCTGACATAAACTGGAAAAACGTCGGATCAATTAGCCATGGATTATCCTCAAATAATTTTTGAAGCTCTTTTTCTTTCTTTGACTTTTTGAAGTCCTGAGCCTTGCAGATTTTTTTCAGGGCGACAATCCCATCTATACGCCCCTGTGCAAACGAAAGAAAATCCCCGAATTCTTGTTTTGTCAGCTCAGTGATTTCCTTCACCACGGGAGATAGGTCGGGTAATTCGAGTGCCGCCAAACTTGAGATTGTGTCAAGAATGTCCCCCTTTCCGAGGCCTTTAACTACCAATGGCAGGGCCTGCTTGTAATACTTAGCTTGTGTCCTTTCACCAGTCGCTTTAGCTAATATTACAGCAATCTTGTAGGCTAAAGTTTCTCGATGCTTTGGTAAATTCGCAGAATCTATCGTTTCTTTTGTGAACAAATCCTTTCGGACTTCTCTGGCGGCGGATTCGTCACGGCTCTTGGCAAACTCGTTCAATGCATTGAGAATTTGTGTTTGTAATACAGAATGGAGGGGCTTTAAAAACTGAGTTTCCCATCGTAATCCTTGCCTGTCGGTTGCTATATAATCAATCGGCTGTTCGTCGATAAAGTCGGCGATACAAACTCCGTCCATGTAGCTTGTGTATTGATACCCATTGGCACTGCTTTTTACTTCAAACAATGACGGAGCGGCAGCTAATCTACCATGGGCATAGATTCTTATGCCGCGTTCGTTTTCCCGGAGTTGCCCTTTCGGTGGAGTAAAGCGTATCCTGTATTTGATCGTATATTTTTTCTCGTCACCAAGCTCGACTTCCAAGGAAACCATTTCTTCAAAGTCGTCATTCTCATTATCTCGTTCGGGAAACCCATAGACATAATCCCTCTTTCCTGCTTCGACTAAATCTTCAGAATTTCTATCCTTCTTCCATATGGAGAAATCGTTAACATCAACCATCCTGAAATACTCAGCAACAGTATTGATGGCAGCACTCTGAGCGCCAGTAGTCCCGGAAAATGTTAAGTTGTTTAAGGTGATGATTGTTCCTGAATCCCCCCCTGCCCATTCTTGATTATCTAGAGTGCGTATCGGAATACGTATGTCACCAGTTGAGTCGGCTGATAGCATTTGTTCATAGTCAAGGACTATCTCACGCGCGCAATTGTCCTTCTTTGACTTAGATGCGACGGTCATCTTATGAGCAATCCCAAATCCGGCTAGCTTACCAAGACCCTTCCGTCCCATAATAACACGTTTGCCTGGTGATCTCTGAGCCAAATCATTTCCCCTTCGCCTACGGCCTATTTCTAGAAATTTTTCCTGTAATTCTTGTCGTGTCATGCCATGGCCATCATCTTCGATCACTATCTTTATGGATTCGTCCAAGCTTGCTCGTTCTAAGGAGTTTCTAACATCCCCGTTTTTTGACTCCGCGTTTTTGAGTTCCCACTTCTTCCGAGCAACTTTTCGACCTTCCAGGATTTGGTTTGAGTCCATGTAGATCTTTGCATATGTTGCGTCTGCATCGTGTGAATTAGCTACAAATTCTACGAGGGCTTTGGATAGGCTTGTGTACAGATTTACACCCAAATCTTCAATCAAGTGGGGTTTTACGTTAAGATTGAGATAGTCTTGATCCATGGTATTGATCTGTCGGTTAGACGGCTGAAGGTGAGGTGTATCATTTATTGACCAAATTGTTTCGCAAAGTCAATGCCCCCAATACAGAAGGAGGTAATCCGATATCGCATCCTGTTTGACATGACCTGTTCTCTGTATGCAGGTCAAAGCACACTACCGAGAGGGGCGTCGGAGCCCTTGGGAGGCGCGTTGGTGGATCAACGGCAGGATGAAAACGCGTTTTTTCGGCTCGGAGCGGGAGCGGGACCGCTTCATCCGGACGTTTTCCCGGCAATTGGCTGAGCACGGTACGGATGTGTTCTCGATCGACAAGGCGCGGGTTCGGCGCTGGCAGGAGGCTGACGAGTTGACCGGCTTGGCGGACCCGGTGGAGATGGCCCAGTTGTGGGTCCGGGTGCAGGGGAGGCCTCGGCAGCGTACCCTCCATGAAGGCGTTGTCGCTTATCTGGAGCACTTGCGGTTGGCCGGACGCACGTCGGAATACATCGCTCACGCACAAAAGTCCCTCTACCGTTTCGCCGCCCAGTACGGTGGTCACGGACTGGACGCCATCACCGCCGAGCAAATCAGCGGGTATTTGGGGCAATTGCCGTTCCAGCCGATCACCCTCCGGCACGAGCGCAGCTATCTGGCGTCAGCCTTTAAGTGGTTTTATCGGCAGGAATGGATTGCCCGCAGCCCCGGGGATGCGGTGGCGGTGCCTGCTGTTGTCGGCGAGGAGCCGGGTATCTTGACGGTGGAGGAGACCGAACGCCTCCTGCGGGCCAGTGAGGGCGTTGATCCGGCCATTTGCGGTCTCTTGGCCCTCGGGGCCTTCGCGGGGATGCGTTCCTCGGCCATTGAGCGTGTGCGCTGGGAGGAAATCGACTTTGCCAACCGGGGCATCCTGATCCCGGCCGACAAGGCCAAGAAGCGCCGCCGTCATTACATTGAGGGCTTGCCCGACAACCTGTGGACCTGGCTGGAACGCACCCCGAAGGCGGCTTTTAGGCTGACACCCCGGCAGATCGCCAAAGCGCGTGAACAGGCCTACGAGAGGGCAGGGCTCCTCGTTTCCCGAGCCACCGCCCGCAAACAGGGCGTCTCGGCGAAGTTCCCTCCGAAAAACTGCCTGCGCCACAGCTTCGTCAGCTACCATGTCGCCCTTTACCAGGACCCGGGTAAGACGGCCTTGCTGGTCAGCCACCGCAATCAGGACATCCTCTGGCGGCATTACCTGGGGGTGGCCCACCGGCAGGCAGCCGAGCGGTATTTCTCGATTATGCCGGTTTGATAGAGCTGTGACCCCAGAAAAGCCCTTCCGCAGGCGCGGAGGGGCTTTTTTGTGCCCCAATCCGGGGCATCCGAAGGACAACGGAAGGACAAGGTACCTTGTCCTTTTTACTTTTTTCAAAGTTTTTTCGGCGGTCCTATCCCTGTGTTGATGCGGGCTGGCGGGCGTTTTGACGAGGGACAATCCGAAGGACAAGGGACATGTCCTCCATAGGGGGCGTGAGCAACGACACACAAACCCGAATCGAGGCCAAGCTCGATCATCTGAGCCGTCAGGTGGCCACCCTGAGCGAGCTTGTCTCTTCCCAACACACCCCGGCAACCAAATGCACCCTCATGGTGGAGGAACTGGCCGAGCGCTGGAGCCTGTGCCCGGAGGCCGTCCGCCGCCTGGTGCGTGACAAGCAGTTACGCTCCCTGCGCGATTTTCGGCCCTACCGCTTCACGCTGAAGGAGGTGCTGGATTTCGAGAACAATGACGCGCCCCGGATGCGGGGGCTCGGCTCAAAACGGAAAGGGGGCCGTAAGTGAACCGCCGCAACGAGGAACACCGGCTCCAGGTGGCTCTGTTCAAGTGGGCGAAGTACGCCAGCGCCCGGCATCCCGGCCTGAAACTGATGTTCGCCATCCCCAATGGCGGGGCCCGTGACGCCATCACCGGGGCCATGCTGAAGGCCGAAGGCGTCAAGGCGGGCGTCCCGGACATTTTCCTGCCGCTGTCGGCGGGCGGCTTTCACGGCCTGTTCATCGAGCTGAAGACGGCTCGGGGCCACCCCACACCCGAACAGCGCGAATGGCTGATGCGCCTGCGCCATCGCGGTTACGCCACCGTCCTGTGCCGGGGCCTCGATGAGGCACTTGACACCATCACCCGGTATCTGGGCGGCCAGTTGTCGCCCGAGAACACCGGATACGACCGGAACTTTAACAACCAGTAACATTATGCCAAAGAATACTGCAACGGGCCTGCCGCTCATTTCCGGCAAGGTCGAAAAACCTCAGCGGGTCGTCATCTACGGCCCCGAAGGCATCGGCAAGAGCACGCTCGCCGCTGCCTTCCCTGAACCGGTCTTCCTCGACACCGAAGGCGGCACCATCCACCTGAACGTCACCCGGTTTGCCCAGCCCGAGAATTGGGAGGATATCCTGGCCCTCGTCGCCCAACTGGGGCAGAGCGCCCACAGCTTCCACACACTGGTTATCGACACGGTGGACTGGCTGGAACGCCTGCTCATCGAGCATATCTGCCGCAAAGCCCACAAGGACGGAATCGAGGACTTCGGGTATGGCAAGGGGTACACTTACCTCTCAGAGGAGTTCTCGCGCTTCTTGCAGTCGCTCGAAGGGCTCCGTGGCCAGGGGATGCACCTGGTCATGGTGGCGCACTCCACCATCCGCAAGTTTGAGCAGCCCGATGCTGGCGGGGCCTACGACCGCTACGAATTAAAGCTCTCCAAGCAATGCGCCCCGCTGCTCAAGGAATGGTGCGACCTGCTTTTGTTCGTGAACTATTTCACGAAGGTGACGGAAACCGATGGCCGAAAAAAGGCGGTCGGGGGGAAGGAACGCCGGATCTACACCGCTCATTGCGCGGCCTTCGACGCGAAGAACCGCCACGGCCTCGACGATGTGCTCCCGATGGAGTTCGCGGCCATCGCTCATGTCTTCCCGGCCACGAGTCAGCAACCTGCCACCCAGCCGCCCGCATCGTTGCCTGCGAAATCTGAGGAACCTGCGAAATCAACGCCCGCTGACACTGGCAAGCCCGCCACCGGCCAGCAGATCAAGAACATCCAGGCCCTTTGGAAGACACTCGGCTACGGGCAGGAACAGATGGCGAAGCTCTTCCAGTGGCTCGATGCCGAGGTCCTGGCCGGTGCGGAAAGCTGGGACGATCTCACCATGGAACAGGCCGCCCGGGCCATCGGTTTCCTCAGCAAGAAGGCTTCGGACGGGGGGGCGTCATGATGGAGGAAGACTTTTACGCCTATGAGCAGCGGGCCGAGCGCCTCCGTGATTACGACCCTGACCTCAGTGAGTCCAGTGCGCTGATGCAGGCCCGCTTCGAAGCCCACGGCTCCGGTGCATCCCGAATGGGAGCCAAGGAAAGCGAACCGGCGACCCCGCCTCACGACACCGACAACAACCCTTCTTTAAAATCATGAAATACACCTCTCAAAACGCAGACAATCTGCCCCGCTTCGTGCCCAACGGCGATTATCTTGTCACTGTGATCGAGGCTTCTGAGACCCTCTCGAAAGCCGGTGACGACATGATCAAGCTCAAGCTTGAGGTCGAGGGGCATGGCGTCCACCTCTACGACTACCTCGTCGCCACCGAAGCGAGCTTTTGGAAGATCGACACCTTCCGCAAAGCCATCGGCGATCGGGTGGTTGAGGGCGAGGAAGTCGAACTCGCCGCCGCCGCTCTCGAAGGGCGTCAGGGCCATGCCCGGCTCCGCATCGAAGAGTACCAGGGTAAAAAGAGCAACAAGGTGGAACTGTGGATCACGGACCGTGTGCCGACTGCCACCCTCAAGGCAACCCCGCCCGCTACCGCGCAGGCACAACCGGAGGTTGACGACGATGTCCCGTTTTGACCTTCGCCCCTACCAGCAGGAGTTCCTGTCGGCGGTGCGCCGCGATTTCCGGGAGCATGACCACATCCTTGGCGTCGCCGCCACCGGCGCGGGAAAGACCATTCTCGCCTCGGACCTGATGCGCGACTGGAAGGGCAACTGCCTGTTTCTGGCCGACGCGCAGGAGCTGGTCCGCCAAAACGCCGAGAAGTATTTCGGGTACGCCGGGGAATTTGCCGGAATCGAAATGGCCGACTCAAAAGCCCTTGTCGGGGATCGGGTGGTGGTCGCTACCACCCAGAGCATCTGCCGCAGGCTGGACAAGTGGCCACGGGATTACTTCGGCCTGGTTATCGTTGATGAAGCCCATCGCAACACGCTTGGGGCGATGGCGGCGCAGGTGCTTCTGCACTTCGACTCTGCCAAAGTGCTCGGGGTGACGGCCACCCCGTTCCGCTCCGACCGCCGCCAACTCGGCAGCTTCTACGAAAAGATTTCCGTCGAGATCGGGCTGGCCCGCCTCATCAAGGAAGGCTGGCTTTCGCGCATCGTCATCAAAAGCGTGCCACTGCCGGTGGACTTGTCGCAGGTGCGCACCACGGCGGGTGATTACAACGAGGGCGACCTGGGCGATGTGATCCAGCCGCACCTGCGTCAGGCGGCGCGGCTGATTGCCGAACATGCTCATGGGCGTCGCACCGTGGCCTTCCTGCCCCTGATTGCCAGCAGCAAGGCCTTTGCCGATGCTTGCCGTGAGGAAGGCATCCGCGCCGTCCATGTGGACGGCAACGACCGTGAGGGCCTGCGGGCTTACGAGCGGGGCGAGTATGACCTTGTGTCCAATGCCTCTCTTTTAACGACTGGCTGGGACCATCCGCAGACCGATTGCGTCTTCATCCTGCGCCCCACGAAAAGCCTGTCCCTGTTTCAGCAGATGGTGGGGCGCGGCACACGCATTGCCGAGGGGAAGGAAAACCTGCTCTTGCTGGACCCCTTGTTCCTGACCGACGATCATTCCCTCATCCGTCCGGCCCGTTTGATTGCCCGTTCGGAAGCGGAGACGACCGAATTGAGCGAACGCCTCTCCGGCGGCGGCGAAGTCGATTTGCTGGAAGCCGAGGAAGATGTAGAGGAAGTGCGCCAGTCGCATCTGGAGGAACGCCTCGTGAAGGCCGCTAGCCGGAAGGCCCGCACTATCGACGCCATCGAGTTTTGTCTCAGCCTCAAGGCGGTGGAGTTGGCCGATTACGAGCCGGAACTGCCCTGGGAGGGCAAGCCACCCAGCGACCGTCAGTTGATCACGCTGGCCAAGGCCGGGTTCGACACCGACTGCGTGAGCTGCCGGGGACACGCCTCGAAGATCCTCGACCTGCTGTTCATGCGCCGGGAGCACGGATTGGCCACCCCCAAGCAACTGAACTGGCTACGGAAGTTCAACTACCCCGAGCCGGAACTGGCCACCTTCGAGGAGGCGCAGGTTTTCCTCGACGAACACTTTAACTGGAAGGCGATGTAATGGCTTTTCGCTACACATCGAAAGGCGTTCTCGAAGTGCCATCCGATTTTCGGCAGGTGGCCGAGGACGTGGTGGGGCCGGTAGACTGGACCGATGAACACTCCGGCTATTGCCAGTGCCCCGGTGCCCATAAGCACACCACGCCGAGCCGGGAACGTGACTGCCGGGTCTATCTGGACGCCGACAATGGCTACGCCCCGACGATCCACTGCTTCCACGACAGTTGTAAGGAAGAAATCGCTGCCGCCAATTT comes from the Ruficoccus amylovorans genome and includes:
- a CDS encoding VRR-NUC domain-containing protein yields the protein MNRRNEEHRLQVALFKWAKYASARHPGLKLMFAIPNGGARDAITGAMLKAEGVKAGVPDIFLPLSAGGFHGLFIELKTARGHPTPEQREWLMRLRHRGYATVLCRGLDEALDTITRYLGGQLSPENTGYDRNFNNQ
- a CDS encoding DNA cytosine methyltransferase — its product is MSGVLSNPTVVDLFSGAGVFSLAFQDAGAQLVRAYELDEAAANTYRRNLGDHIVVGDVKAAHPEGRCDILIAGPPCQGFSTSGKRSADDPRNQLSRIVPIWAEKLQPQVIVIENVAPYLKSAVWEENRNTFERMGYHVEAFLVNALDFGVPQNRARSITICSKNDIPNLARPRRFKRKTVRDAFDGLGAREKPEMQHVWFQPTPLALERLSHVPPGGDIRNIAEKAPELVPKSWWKVRSKIIDIWGRLSWEGPSKTVKASFPHLSKGRYAHPEYDRLISIREAARLQSVPDGFHFTGTIYQCARQIGNCVPYKMGKAIATDVINSLN
- a CDS encoding AAA family ATPase, which produces MPKNTATGLPLISGKVEKPQRVVIYGPEGIGKSTLAAAFPEPVFLDTEGGTIHLNVTRFAQPENWEDILALVAQLGQSAHSFHTLVIDTVDWLERLLIEHICRKAHKDGIEDFGYGKGYTYLSEEFSRFLQSLEGLRGQGMHLVMVAHSTIRKFEQPDAGGAYDRYELKLSKQCAPLLKEWCDLLLFVNYFTKVTETDGRKKAVGGKERRIYTAHCAAFDAKNRHGLDDVLPMEFAAIAHVFPATSQQPATQPPASLPAKSEEPAKSTPADTGKPATGQQIKNIQALWKTLGYGQEQMAKLFQWLDAEVLAGAESWDDLTMEQAARAIGFLSKKASDGGAS
- a CDS encoding helix-turn-helix domain-containing protein, producing the protein MKSKNRLRAVKLVNALIGQVRASEGRNITGKEIAERIGVQAATISRWVNGKTSLDQIEYLLTLLESVPPERWQSELRSALSSKSRKK
- a CDS encoding helix-turn-helix domain-containing protein, which produces MSSIGGVSNDTQTRIEAKLDHLSRQVATLSELVSSQHTPATKCTLMVEELAERWSLCPEAVRRLVRDKQLRSLRDFRPYRFTLKEVLDFENNDAPRMRGLGSKRKGGRK
- a CDS encoding site-specific integrase; translated protein: MKTRFFGSERERDRFIRTFSRQLAEHGTDVFSIDKARVRRWQEADELTGLADPVEMAQLWVRVQGRPRQRTLHEGVVAYLEHLRLAGRTSEYIAHAQKSLYRFAAQYGGHGLDAITAEQISGYLGQLPFQPITLRHERSYLASAFKWFYRQEWIARSPGDAVAVPAVVGEEPGILTVEETERLLRASEGVDPAICGLLALGAFAGMRSSAIERVRWEEIDFANRGILIPADKAKKRRRHYIEGLPDNLWTWLERTPKAAFRLTPRQIAKAREQAYERAGLLVSRATARKQGVSAKFPPKNCLRHSFVSYHVALYQDPGKTALLVSHRNQDILWRHYLGVAHRQAAERYFSIMPV
- a CDS encoding ATP-binding protein, which produces MDQDYLNLNVKPHLIEDLGVNLYTSLSKALVEFVANSHDADATYAKIYMDSNQILEGRKVARKKWELKNAESKNGDVRNSLERASLDESIKIVIEDDGHGMTRQELQEKFLEIGRRRRGNDLAQRSPGKRVIMGRKGLGKLAGFGIAHKMTVASKSKKDNCAREIVLDYEQMLSADSTGDIRIPIRTLDNQEWAGGDSGTIITLNNLTFSGTTGAQSAAINTVAEYFRMVDVNDFSIWKKDRNSEDLVEAGKRDYVYGFPERDNENDDFEEMVSLEVELGDEKKYTIKYRIRFTPPKGQLRENERGIRIYAHGRLAAAPSLFEVKSSANGYQYTSYMDGVCIADFIDEQPIDYIATDRQGLRWETQFLKPLHSVLQTQILNALNEFAKSRDESAAREVRKDLFTKETIDSANLPKHRETLAYKIAVILAKATGERTQAKYYKQALPLVVKGLGKGDILDTISSLAALELPDLSPVVKEITELTKQEFGDFLSFAQGRIDGIVALKKICKAQDFKKSKKEKELQKLFEDNPWLIDPTFFQFMSADQRQDLVNQKLAQSLKIGDYVEAGYDPDSDDEVKDGGENRRPDLVFLLNNDSLKRIVIVELKAPNVSLNHDHLMQLKDYIRMSRTWLKAHKSESSYNVTGMLIGCRNPESKALKIQRLQQEEEDRTDGADWVVYDIFDVLERSENAHRELVDIYSKAESADDSE
- a CDS encoding DUF669 domain-containing protein, whose translation is MKYTSQNADNLPRFVPNGDYLVTVIEASETLSKAGDDMIKLKLEVEGHGVHLYDYLVATEASFWKIDTFRKAIGDRVVEGEEVELAAAALEGRQGHARLRIEEYQGKKSNKVELWITDRVPTATLKATPPATAQAQPEVDDDVPF
- a CDS encoding DEAD/DEAH box helicase, which produces MSRFDLRPYQQEFLSAVRRDFREHDHILGVAATGAGKTILASDLMRDWKGNCLFLADAQELVRQNAEKYFGYAGEFAGIEMADSKALVGDRVVVATTQSICRRLDKWPRDYFGLVIVDEAHRNTLGAMAAQVLLHFDSAKVLGVTATPFRSDRRQLGSFYEKISVEIGLARLIKEGWLSRIVIKSVPLPVDLSQVRTTAGDYNEGDLGDVIQPHLRQAARLIAEHAHGRRTVAFLPLIASSKAFADACREEGIRAVHVDGNDREGLRAYERGEYDLVSNASLLTTGWDHPQTDCVFILRPTKSLSLFQQMVGRGTRIAEGKENLLLLDPLFLTDDHSLIRPARLIARSEAETTELSERLSGGGEVDLLEAEEDVEEVRQSHLEERLVKAASRKARTIDAIEFCLSLKAVELADYEPELPWEGKPPSDRQLITLAKAGFDTDCVSCRGHASKILDLLFMRREHGLATPKQLNWLRKFNYPEPELATFEEAQVFLDEHFNWKAM